A portion of the Sphaerochaeta pleomorpha str. Grapes genome contains these proteins:
- a CDS encoding HAD family hydrolase: MKTKISICLFDMGGVVARHSDSLIEKEILSELGITGYDRLFDIDARLEAVMLKHSKGNSTEQELWKEFTDITKIEVPFYQESLWGKFFHPQLDTAMLLLIRELKEKGLRVVCATNTEPAHYAFHKNRGDYSVFNKVYSSVDLHEAKPDKEFFEKILSSEQVPASEAFFTDDCPLNCASAKALGVETFVFTGSVALRQHLNDIGIL; this comes from the coding sequence ATGAAAACAAAAATATCTATATGTTTATTTGATATGGGTGGAGTCGTTGCAAGGCATTCCGATTCCTTGATCGAAAAAGAAATACTTTCAGAGCTGGGCATTACAGGATATGACCGCCTGTTCGATATTGACGCCAGACTTGAGGCAGTCATGCTGAAGCACAGTAAGGGGAATAGTACCGAACAGGAGCTATGGAAGGAATTTACCGATATTACCAAGATAGAGGTACCTTTTTACCAGGAAAGCCTATGGGGCAAGTTTTTTCATCCCCAGCTGGATACAGCAATGCTTTTGCTGATACGTGAATTGAAAGAGAAAGGATTACGGGTAGTGTGTGCGACCAATACAGAACCAGCGCACTATGCGTTTCATAAGAACCGGGGTGACTATTCTGTTTTTAATAAGGTCTATTCCTCAGTTGATCTCCATGAGGCAAAACCTGACAAAGAGTTCTTTGAAAAAATACTTTCTTCCGAACAGGTTCCTGCTTCAGAAGCTTTTTTTACCGATGACTGCCCTCTTAATTGCGCGAGTGCAAAGGCCCTTGGTGTTGAGACGTTTGTCTTTACAGGTAGTGTGGCCTTGCGACAGCATTTAAACGATATAGGAATACTATAA
- the asnA gene encoding aspartate--ammonia ligase, which produces MPSFFPKDYHPAMDKKQTEKAIKYVKDTFERELSGELKLSRVTSPLFVPKGSGINDDLNGIERPVRFEIGNLGNKEMEIVQSLAKWKRMALADLDFQAGTGLYTDMNAIRPDDDIDAIHSLYVDQWDWELVMGENCRNLDFLKQTVMKIYSAIRRSEFLVGEMFASCTPTLPENITFIHAEDAQKRYPDLTPPQREKVLAKEYGAIFLIGIGSPLADGVSQGGRAPDYDDWSTATDKGHVGLNGDIIVWDTVREDSLELSSMGIRVDRETLLRQLDIRSCPERADLYWHKRLLNGELPQTIGGGIGQSRLCMFLLHKAHIGEVQASVWPEEVLLEAKKESIYLM; this is translated from the coding sequence ATGCCTTCATTCTTTCCCAAAGATTACCATCCTGCGATGGACAAGAAACAAACAGAAAAAGCAATCAAGTATGTCAAAGATACCTTTGAACGAGAACTGTCCGGGGAGTTGAAACTCAGCAGAGTCACTAGCCCACTCTTTGTGCCCAAAGGGTCAGGAATCAATGATGACCTGAACGGTATCGAACGGCCAGTCCGTTTCGAAATCGGGAACCTGGGAAACAAGGAAATGGAGATTGTCCAGTCGCTAGCCAAATGGAAACGTATGGCGCTTGCAGACCTCGACTTCCAAGCCGGTACTGGACTCTATACCGACATGAATGCTATCAGGCCTGATGATGATATCGATGCAATCCACTCGCTGTATGTAGACCAGTGGGACTGGGAACTGGTTATGGGTGAAAACTGCAGAAACCTTGATTTCCTCAAACAGACCGTAATGAAAATCTATTCGGCCATACGAAGAAGCGAATTTTTGGTCGGTGAAATGTTTGCGTCCTGTACACCGACACTTCCTGAGAACATCACGTTCATCCATGCAGAAGATGCCCAGAAAAGATATCCTGACCTTACACCACCCCAAAGGGAAAAGGTCCTAGCCAAGGAATATGGCGCAATTTTCCTTATCGGGATCGGTAGTCCGTTGGCAGATGGAGTCAGCCAAGGCGGACGCGCACCTGACTATGATGACTGGTCCACTGCAACAGATAAAGGACATGTAGGGCTGAACGGCGATATAATCGTATGGGATACTGTCAGGGAAGATTCCCTTGAACTTTCTTCCATGGGCATCCGCGTAGACAGGGAAACACTCCTTAGGCAGCTTGATATCAGATCCTGTCCTGAGCGCGCCGACCTGTACTGGCACAAAAGGCTTCTCAACGGGGAACTGCCCCAGACCATTGGTGGTGGTATCGGACAGAGTCGTCTCTGCATGTTCCTCCTCCACAAAGCACATATCGGGGAAGTACAGGCTTCAGTATGGCCCGAGGAAGTACTTTTGGAAGCAAAGAAAGAATCGATCTACCTAATGTAG
- a CDS encoding exodeoxyribonuclease III: MKLISWNVNGLRACQKKGFEEYLSRADADIFCLQETKLQEDQIALDKLSYHTFWSFAEKKGYSGTALFSKIQPISVSREIGHPLDSEGRTVTAEFEDYFVICCYTPNSQEKLARIELRMDWDAAFRKYVSDLDKKKPVLICGDLNVAHNPIDLKNPKQNEQNAGYSIQERQGFSTLLASGFTDSFRYLYPDKTDAYSWWSYRFHAREKNIGWRIDYWLASKRFEQHIKDSIIEDQVLGSDHAPVVLVLE, translated from the coding sequence GTGAAACTGATTAGCTGGAATGTGAATGGACTGAGGGCATGCCAGAAAAAAGGCTTTGAAGAATACCTTTCCCGTGCAGATGCCGATATTTTCTGCCTGCAGGAGACAAAACTTCAGGAAGACCAGATAGCTCTGGACAAACTTTCGTACCATACCTTTTGGAGCTTCGCGGAGAAAAAGGGTTACTCTGGTACTGCCTTGTTTTCAAAAATCCAACCCATTTCGGTTTCTCGGGAAATCGGGCACCCGCTTGACTCGGAAGGGCGTACGGTCACAGCAGAATTCGAAGATTATTTTGTTATCTGCTGCTATACGCCCAACAGTCAGGAAAAACTTGCACGCATTGAGCTTCGAATGGACTGGGACGCGGCATTCAGGAAGTATGTCTCTGATCTGGACAAAAAAAAGCCTGTGCTTATCTGTGGGGACCTTAACGTGGCCCATAATCCCATCGATTTGAAAAACCCAAAGCAAAACGAACAGAACGCAGGGTATTCAATCCAGGAAAGGCAGGGTTTCTCGACCCTGCTTGCATCTGGCTTTACCGACTCCTTCCGCTATCTATACCCGGATAAAACCGATGCCTATTCGTGGTGGTCCTATCGGTTCCATGCCCGGGAAAAAAATATCGGGTGGCGTATCGATTACTGGCTGGCAAGCAAACGATTCGAACAACACATCAAAGACAGCATCATAGAAGACCAAGTGCTTGGCAGCGACCATGCCCCGGTGGTTCTCGTACTGGAATAA
- the typA gene encoding translational GTPase TypA, giving the protein MMIKKNEHIRNIAIIAHVDHGKTTLVDALFKQSGLVSRDTQDRIMDSGALERERGITISAKNCAITWHGVKINIIDTPGHADFGGEVERGLSMVDGVVLLVDAAEGPLPQTRFVLEKALKLHLAPIIVINKVDRQDARSEEVLDEVYDLLLELSNDETMLEVPVFYAIGKTGMCGKRPDKLDDNLHELMDCILDFIPAPQFDDAEPFQMLVSDLSYSDFLGRLAIGRIINGRANMYDSLVCVEDGDVRRPLRVTKLQSYDGPTFHDAVDVESGDIIVLAGVDNVSIGDTICTSANPKALPRIFVDEPTVAMLFSKNISPLSGKEGKIVAAAKIWERLQKETLRNVSIRVEKNSDDTFTVKGRGEFQMAIIVEQMRREGFELCVGRPRTIYHTDEQGRKTEPVEYLMVDCPEESSGSVMDKLAKRKAMMSDITYTGTGRVKMKFEIPARGLIGYHDEFLTDTRGLGIMNSYLKGYEPYKGDFPDRFSGSLICDRAGEAVAFALWQLEDRGKLFLVPGDPVYEGQIVGERNREIDLCLNPTRTKKLTNLRSSGHDEAVTLTPISKLSLEQAIQFIKDDELVEVTPKSVRMCKKILDGQQRKIFESRGEIPTYLLK; this is encoded by the coding sequence ATGATGATAAAAAAGAACGAACATATTAGGAACATCGCAATCATTGCACACGTTGACCATGGTAAGACTACTCTCGTAGATGCCTTGTTCAAGCAGAGTGGACTTGTCTCCCGTGATACACAGGACCGCATAATGGATAGCGGAGCCCTTGAACGAGAACGGGGAATCACGATCAGTGCAAAGAACTGTGCGATTACATGGCATGGTGTAAAGATAAATATCATAGATACCCCGGGACATGCCGATTTCGGTGGAGAGGTTGAACGTGGCCTGTCCATGGTCGATGGTGTCGTCTTACTTGTCGATGCCGCAGAAGGACCGCTTCCCCAGACACGGTTTGTTTTGGAAAAAGCGTTGAAACTCCATCTGGCACCGATTATCGTAATTAATAAAGTCGACCGTCAGGATGCCCGCAGTGAGGAAGTCCTGGATGAAGTGTATGACCTGTTGCTTGAACTGAGCAATGATGAAACGATGCTTGAAGTCCCTGTATTCTATGCAATAGGGAAGACTGGCATGTGTGGTAAAAGGCCTGATAAACTGGATGACAATCTCCATGAATTGATGGATTGTATCCTGGATTTCATCCCTGCTCCCCAGTTCGACGATGCAGAACCTTTCCAGATGTTGGTAAGCGACCTGTCCTACAGCGACTTCCTCGGTCGTCTGGCAATCGGGAGAATTATCAATGGTAGGGCGAATATGTATGACTCGTTGGTCTGTGTCGAGGATGGCGATGTCCGCCGTCCGCTCAGGGTAACCAAACTCCAATCGTACGATGGCCCGACTTTCCATGATGCAGTCGACGTAGAAAGCGGTGATATCATCGTTCTCGCCGGTGTTGACAATGTATCCATCGGTGACACCATCTGTACTTCTGCCAATCCGAAGGCACTTCCCCGTATTTTCGTAGACGAACCAACGGTAGCCATGTTGTTCAGCAAGAATATCAGCCCACTTTCCGGAAAAGAAGGTAAAATCGTTGCTGCTGCTAAAATCTGGGAGAGACTGCAGAAAGAAACGCTTCGCAATGTTTCCATCAGGGTAGAGAAAAACTCCGATGATACGTTTACTGTAAAAGGTCGTGGTGAATTCCAGATGGCCATTATCGTTGAACAGATGCGTCGTGAAGGTTTTGAGCTGTGTGTCGGGCGTCCCCGGACGATTTATCATACCGACGAACAGGGCAGAAAAACTGAACCCGTAGAATATCTCATGGTAGACTGCCCAGAGGAATCGAGTGGATCGGTTATGGACAAACTTGCCAAGCGTAAGGCAATGATGAGTGATATAACCTATACAGGAACCGGAAGGGTCAAGATGAAGTTCGAGATCCCTGCCCGCGGTCTGATCGGTTACCATGATGAGTTCCTTACGGACACCAGGGGTCTGGGTATCATGAACAGCTACCTGAAAGGCTATGAACCGTATAAAGGTGATTTCCCTGATCGTTTCAGTGGCTCCTTGATCTGTGACCGTGCAGGTGAGGCTGTCGCATTTGCGCTTTGGCAGCTTGAGGACCGAGGTAAATTGTTTTTGGTTCCTGGCGATCCTGTCTATGAAGGTCAGATTGTGGGCGAACGTAACAGGGAGATAGATCTTTGTTTGAACCCTACAAGGACCAAGAAGCTGACAAACCTCCGTTCGTCAGGACATGACGAGGCAGTTACCCTCACTCCTATTTCCAAGCTTTCGCTTGAACAGGCTATCCAGTTTATCAAGGATGATGAATTGGTAGAGGTAACACCTAAGTCTGTGAGAATGTGTAAGAAAATTCTTGATGGACAGCAAAGGAAGATTTTTGAAAGCAGAGGGGAGATTCCTACCTACCTGCTCAAATAG
- a CDS encoding MFS transporter, whose protein sequence is MPSIANIVRVKEENVPLMNTMYFAFFTSGMMSTLIGALLPFMKTEYAMGYVLSGAVISAHQVGNFCALLIAGFLPSLIGRKKSTLVLSMGIAIGFMLATLTANPVLLLLAFAFTGIGRGSLSNITNVVISEVSENKTSALNLLHAFFAVGAFVAPFLAILSTTVFGVHWRLSAWILVAFEIVALFAIGFSSLSGKPVEKKNDCGAGFAKSGSYWLNTFILFFYLCSEASVIGWLVTYFNDTGILNTAMAQMTSSALWLCILAGRLLCASLATRVDRNLLLVILGTFQVIFFILMISVHSVVLIYLCIFGFGLAMSGTYPTTLSTMDRRFNSSTLATGTCIAVATLGAIAMPIIVGLVAHRSGIAGGLATISISLCCMLTLIVLKFVQSRRADKVVQAA, encoded by the coding sequence ATGCCATCGATAGCGAACATAGTACGGGTCAAAGAAGAAAATGTCCCGCTGATGAATACCATGTATTTTGCCTTTTTTACCAGTGGGATGATGAGTACCCTTATCGGGGCATTGCTTCCATTTATGAAAACCGAATACGCAATGGGGTATGTACTGAGCGGAGCTGTCATCTCCGCACACCAGGTTGGGAATTTCTGTGCATTGCTGATTGCTGGGTTTCTTCCCTCCCTGATAGGCCGAAAGAAAAGCACACTCGTCCTCTCGATGGGTATTGCGATCGGTTTTATGCTGGCAACCCTGACAGCAAACCCTGTTCTGTTGCTCCTAGCCTTTGCCTTTACGGGAATTGGCCGTGGTTCGCTGAGCAACATTACCAATGTGGTGATTAGCGAGGTTTCGGAAAACAAGACTTCTGCCTTGAATCTGCTACATGCCTTTTTTGCCGTGGGGGCCTTTGTTGCCCCATTTCTGGCAATCCTGAGTACAACTGTGTTCGGGGTTCACTGGCGCTTAAGTGCCTGGATACTGGTTGCTTTTGAGATTGTTGCCCTGTTTGCAATAGGTTTTTCCTCATTGTCGGGGAAGCCAGTGGAGAAGAAGAACGACTGTGGTGCTGGCTTTGCAAAAAGCGGTTCCTACTGGTTGAATACCTTCATCCTGTTCTTTTACCTTTGCTCAGAAGCCTCGGTGATCGGTTGGCTGGTTACCTATTTCAACGATACGGGAATATTGAATACAGCCATGGCCCAGATGACTTCCTCTGCTCTCTGGCTATGCATCCTTGCAGGTCGTCTGCTCTGTGCTTCTCTTGCAACGAGAGTTGATAGGAATTTGCTATTGGTAATCCTTGGAACCTTCCAGGTGATTTTCTTTATTTTGATGATCAGTGTTCATTCGGTTGTACTGATCTATCTGTGTATCTTCGGTTTTGGTCTGGCAATGAGTGGAACGTATCCCACTACGTTGTCTACCATGGACAGGAGATTCAATAGTTCTACCTTGGCTACGGGTACTTGCATTGCAGTTGCAACGCTCGGGGCCATAGCAATGCCGATCATCGTAGGCCTTGTTGCCCATAGATCTGGCATTGCAGGTGGCTTGGCCACCATAAGTATTTCACTGTGCTGCATGTTGACCCTGATTGTATTGAAATTTGTACAATCAAGAAGGGCTGACAAGGTAGTACAGGCGGCTTAA
- a CDS encoding GNAT family N-acetyltransferase, which translates to MESKILYRTMVKEDWAAVSRIYQQGIDTNLATFQTVCPTFDEFDKAHLPFCRFVAESKQTVVGWAVLSPISSRYVYRGVAEVSVYIDEKERNRGVGKALLHLLVEESEKQGIWTLQSSILSENKASIALHDRCGFRLVGRREKIARDRNGNWKDTFLMEKRRNETDATV; encoded by the coding sequence ATGGAATCGAAAATACTCTATCGTACTATGGTGAAAGAAGACTGGGCTGCCGTTTCAAGAATCTACCAACAAGGCATAGATACCAACCTGGCAACCTTCCAGACTGTATGCCCGACATTTGATGAGTTTGACAAAGCCCATCTTCCCTTCTGCCGGTTTGTAGCGGAATCAAAGCAAACGGTGGTGGGTTGGGCTGTGCTGTCCCCGATATCCTCTCGATATGTATATCGTGGTGTTGCTGAGGTGAGTGTCTATATTGATGAAAAAGAGCGAAACAGGGGAGTGGGGAAGGCCCTTTTGCACTTGCTGGTCGAGGAATCGGAAAAGCAGGGTATCTGGACTTTACAGTCCAGTATCCTCTCAGAGAACAAAGCCAGTATTGCCTTGCATGACCGTTGCGGTTTTCGTCTTGTGGGCCGCCGTGAGAAAATTGCCCGTGACCGAAATGGGAATTGGAAAGATACCTTCCTGATGGAAAAGAGAAGAAACGAAACAGATGCTACTGTATAG
- a CDS encoding arsenate reductase ArsC has translation MVQKPKVAFICVHNSCRSQIAEALGKHFASDVFASYSAGTETKPRINKDAVRLIKELYGIDMEETQHSKLISDIPAVDVVITMGCNVQCPTLPSHFREDWGLDDPSGKSDAEFQKIIATIEKNILALAQRIEQGGIIL, from the coding sequence ATGGTCCAAAAACCGAAAGTCGCATTTATTTGCGTGCACAATTCATGCCGTAGCCAAATTGCAGAGGCATTGGGAAAGCATTTTGCTTCTGATGTGTTTGCCAGTTATTCGGCGGGGACTGAAACGAAGCCACGGATAAACAAGGATGCCGTTCGGTTGATAAAGGAACTGTATGGTATAGATATGGAAGAGACCCAACATTCAAAGCTTATCTCTGACATACCTGCAGTTGATGTTGTCATTACCATGGGCTGCAACGTGCAATGTCCTACGCTTCCCTCGCATTTCCGTGAAGACTGGGGTTTAGACGATCCCAGTGGTAAGAGTGATGCTGAGTTTCAGAAGATTATAGCTACTATTGAAAAGAATATTCTTGCCCTTGCCCAACGGATTGAGCAAGGCGGAATCATTCTCTAG
- a CDS encoding thioredoxin family protein, protein MGIFGFGKKKKEEACSCGGSCNSDKKNETVEVESAIKVLGSGCAKCNSLEQSVKEGLQELGMDTTIEHVTDFTKIASFGVMTTPALVVDGKVLSMGKVLTKGEVVELLKKARQ, encoded by the coding sequence ATGGGAATTTTTGGATTTGGAAAAAAGAAAAAGGAAGAGGCCTGCAGCTGTGGAGGCTCTTGTAACAGTGACAAAAAAAACGAAACCGTTGAAGTTGAATCTGCAATCAAAGTTTTGGGCTCAGGCTGTGCAAAGTGCAATTCCTTGGAACAGAGTGTGAAGGAAGGGTTGCAAGAACTTGGAATGGATACTACCATCGAACATGTTACGGACTTTACAAAGATTGCCTCTTTCGGAGTGATGACTACCCCTGCTTTGGTAGTCGATGGAAAGGTTCTTTCTATGGGAAAAGTCCTGACAAAGGGTGAAGTAGTCGAGCTTCTCAAAAAAGCTAGGCAATAA
- a CDS encoding permease — MSVITSFIQNQILSMKWLNVLIGNLLQAIGMDLSKRLGGSLQFFFYDVIKIFILLSVLIFIISYIQSYFPPERTKRILGRFHGLGANSLAALLGTITPFCSCSSIPLFIGFSSAGLPVGVTFSFLISSPLVDLGSLVLLTSIFGVKIALVYVVVGLVLAVIGGTLIEKLGMERYVEDFVKNIKPVEMQEEVKMTRGERVSYAQTQVKSTVSKVFWYVIVGVGIGALIHNWIPTNVILTVLGENNPFSVLIATFVGVPMYADIFGTIPIAEALFAKGVGVGTILSFMMGVTALSLPSMVMLRKAVKPRLLVVFASIVTVGIIIIGYAFNAFGYLFV; from the coding sequence ATGTCTGTAATCACGTCGTTCATACAGAACCAGATTCTGTCCATGAAATGGCTCAATGTATTGATTGGGAATTTGTTGCAAGCGATCGGTATGGATCTTTCCAAAAGACTCGGGGGAAGCCTGCAGTTTTTCTTCTATGACGTAATCAAGATTTTTATCCTTCTGTCAGTTTTGATCTTCATCATATCCTATATCCAGAGTTATTTCCCTCCTGAAAGGACAAAGAGAATTCTCGGAAGGTTCCATGGCTTGGGAGCCAATAGCCTTGCTGCATTGCTAGGTACCATTACACCATTTTGTTCCTGTTCCTCGATTCCTCTGTTTATCGGTTTTTCCAGCGCTGGGCTGCCAGTTGGCGTGACTTTCTCGTTCTTGATTTCCTCTCCGCTGGTAGACTTGGGGTCTTTGGTATTATTGACCAGTATTTTCGGGGTCAAGATTGCCCTTGTCTATGTAGTAGTCGGTCTGGTTCTGGCCGTAATCGGTGGTACCCTGATTGAAAAACTTGGAATGGAGCGTTATGTAGAGGACTTTGTGAAAAACATAAAGCCTGTGGAAATGCAGGAAGAAGTGAAAATGACCAGAGGAGAACGGGTATCTTATGCGCAGACCCAAGTAAAATCTACAGTCAGTAAAGTTTTCTGGTATGTGATAGTAGGGGTAGGTATCGGGGCATTAATCCACAACTGGATCCCGACGAATGTCATTCTCACTGTACTCGGGGAGAACAACCCGTTCTCGGTGTTGATCGCCACCTTCGTCGGTGTGCCAATGTATGCGGATATCTTCGGAACCATTCCCATAGCAGAGGCTTTGTTTGCCAAGGGGGTAGGTGTAGGGACTATACTCTCCTTTATGATGGGGGTGACTGCCTTGTCCCTGCCTTCTATGGTTATGTTGCGAAAAGCGGTGAAACCTAGGTTGCTGGTTGTCTTTGCAAGTATTGTTACGGTCGGAATTATTATTATCGGGTATGCTTTCAATGCCTTCGGGTATCTGTTTGTTTGA
- a CDS encoding ArsR/SmtB family transcription factor, giving the protein MNTDSFVSICKALGDPHRVAIVKLLSAGEECACNLLEQFSITQPTLSHHMRILTACGLVSVRKAGKWSHYSLDHEMFHTFVQFVGSIANVEDKGEGICL; this is encoded by the coding sequence ATGAATACCGATTCTTTTGTCTCGATCTGCAAAGCCTTGGGTGATCCTCACCGGGTGGCAATAGTCAAATTGCTCTCTGCCGGCGAGGAGTGCGCCTGTAATCTTTTGGAGCAGTTTTCGATCACTCAACCAACGTTATCCCACCATATGAGGATCCTTACTGCATGTGGTTTGGTTTCCGTGCGGAAAGCGGGTAAGTGGTCACATTATTCACTTGACCATGAAATGTTTCATACATTTGTTCAATTTGTTGGAAGTATTGCCAACGTAGAAGATAAGGGAGAAGGCATATGTCTGTAA
- a CDS encoding ATP-binding cassette domain-containing protein: MVQSMEFDSVSFQYPEQSISLFEGVNLTFGPGWTACVGPNGGGKTTLLKLASGVLIPDSGTILHSGRCLYVPQQTEVIPAGFEEFIASYDRTACRLIGKLALERDWLYRWEALSQGERKRAQIAYSLWQESEMLAIDEPTNHLDRQAMTFILHSLSEYKGIGILVSHDRSFLQALARRTVLVHAPYIQSFDCSYEEAIKQSNMQYSAASKNYQDSSDKLRKLRSELIQRSRKASRQDSLCSKRNLDPKDHDRKAKIDGVRISGSDGKAGRLKKQLEKRYERSQSRDVKQYDALHQARLLDLNSPVAGITLSGSCYHSVTVFRCAASFLSLGPLRYLSFPPLEIQSSDHIGITGDNGLGKTTLLKYMINLLGETPVQVAYLPQEISMEESKATMERMLQLDETAKGRVISRIVQLGSDSRLFLSSGISSPGEMKKLMLALAMESETNLLVMDEPTNHLDLPSRLALEQALKGYQGAYICVSHDVAFLHQSCSTEWNLEKVDQVQSVLKILDNPLFCQDRIE, translated from the coding sequence ATGGTGCAATCAATGGAATTCGATTCAGTCTCTTTTCAATATCCAGAACAGTCAATTTCCTTGTTTGAAGGAGTAAATCTTACCTTTGGTCCTGGCTGGACTGCTTGTGTCGGTCCGAATGGAGGAGGCAAGACTACCTTGTTGAAACTTGCCTCAGGGGTACTGATCCCCGATTCAGGAACCATACTCCATTCAGGGCGTTGCCTGTATGTTCCCCAACAGACAGAAGTCATTCCTGCAGGATTCGAGGAATTCATTGCCTCATATGACCGTACAGCCTGTCGACTTATTGGAAAACTGGCTTTGGAAAGGGATTGGTTGTATCGTTGGGAAGCTTTGAGCCAGGGCGAGCGGAAACGCGCCCAGATTGCGTATTCGCTATGGCAGGAAAGCGAAATGCTTGCCATCGATGAACCGACAAACCATCTAGATAGACAGGCCATGACATTTATTCTTCATTCTTTATCGGAATATAAGGGTATTGGGATATTGGTCAGCCATGACAGATCGTTTTTGCAAGCGCTCGCAAGACGAACCGTTTTAGTGCATGCGCCTTATATACAATCCTTCGATTGTTCTTATGAAGAGGCTATCAAGCAGTCGAATATGCAATATTCTGCAGCAAGCAAGAATTACCAAGACAGTTCTGACAAACTTAGAAAGCTCAGAAGTGAACTCATACAACGAAGCAGAAAAGCTTCTCGACAGGATTCGCTATGTTCCAAAAGGAACTTGGATCCTAAAGATCATGATAGAAAGGCCAAGATTGATGGAGTTCGAATTTCAGGATCAGATGGAAAAGCTGGCAGACTCAAGAAACAACTCGAAAAACGATATGAGCGTTCACAATCGCGTGATGTCAAGCAATATGATGCGTTGCATCAAGCACGGCTTCTGGATTTGAATTCTCCGGTAGCCGGAATTACTCTATCAGGTTCGTGTTATCATTCTGTAACGGTGTTCCGTTGTGCCGCCTCTTTCCTTTCTCTTGGTCCTCTGCGGTATTTGAGCTTTCCTCCCTTGGAAATACAATCGAGTGATCACATAGGTATTACAGGGGACAATGGATTAGGCAAGACAACTTTGCTGAAATACATGATCAATCTTCTTGGGGAAACTCCTGTCCAGGTTGCCTATCTTCCTCAAGAGATTTCGATGGAAGAATCCAAGGCAACAATGGAAAGGATGCTTCAACTGGATGAGACTGCCAAGGGAAGGGTGATTTCTCGAATAGTTCAGTTGGGCAGCGATTCCAGGCTCTTTCTTTCTTCAGGGATTTCCAGTCCAGGGGAAATGAAAAAACTCATGCTTGCACTGGCTATGGAAAGTGAGACAAACCTCCTGGTAATGGATGAACCGACCAATCATCTTGATTTACCTTCAAGACTTGCCCTGGAACAAGCCTTGAAAGGATATCAGGGAGCCTATATATGCGTCAGTCATGATGTTGCCTTCTTGCATCAGAGTTGCAGTACGGAATGGAATCTTGAAAAAGTGGATCAAGTCCAGTCAGTCTTGAAAATTCTTGATAATCCCCTGTTTTGCCAGGATAGAATTGAATGA
- a CDS encoding amino acid ABC transporter permease: MIDFFTPFSTGEVLLFLAKGLGMTLLIALVSIILSFFFGSLLGIARFSSKKLIGKLAAIYIDSVRNIPLLLFILSFRLILPSYVFGMKIAFKPVVSAILAMTVFTSAMVAEILRGGLNSIPKGQWEAAASQGFGFTQTMVHIILPQAIKKILVPMMGQFVTCLKDTSFCQVVGISELMMNATIIMGKFKYSSQVIVLYLIVALLYYCVNVSVLAVSRRIKF, from the coding sequence ATGATAGATTTTTTTACTCCATTTTCAACTGGGGAAGTGTTGCTTTTCCTTGCCAAGGGTCTTGGTATGACCCTTCTGATCGCTTTGGTTTCTATTATTTTGAGCTTCTTCTTCGGATCTTTGCTTGGAATTGCCAGATTTTCCAGTAAAAAACTCATCGGAAAACTGGCTGCAATCTATATTGATTCAGTGAGGAACATTCCGTTATTGCTCTTCATCCTTAGCTTTCGCTTGATTTTGCCCTCGTATGTGTTCGGAATGAAAATTGCTTTCAAGCCTGTGGTTTCTGCAATCCTTGCAATGACAGTCTTCACCAGTGCCATGGTAGCGGAAATTCTCAGAGGAGGACTCAATAGCATTCCAAAGGGCCAGTGGGAGGCCGCTGCAAGCCAAGGGTTTGGTTTCACACAGACGATGGTTCATATAATTCTTCCTCAGGCGATTAAAAAAATCCTTGTTCCAATGATGGGCCAATTTGTCACCTGTCTCAAGGACACGTCGTTTTGCCAAGTGGTTGGCATTTCCGAACTTATGATGAATGCAACAATTATAATGGGGAAATTCAAATATTCGAGTCAGGTAATAGTCCTTTATCTAATTGTAGCTTTGCTATATTACTGCGTGAATGTCTCGGTACTTGCTGTATCGCGAAGAATCAAGTTCTGA